A single region of the Sandaracinaceae bacterium genome encodes:
- a CDS encoding tetratricopeptide repeat protein — MDCETCTDRMIELLYGELGEAEASATRSHLEGCEACGDAWDRLSVGHAFATKMPLEEPPTDFRAVVMRAAREKAAERAPAEPAADPAGVGAAATSPREDSEEPGLWSSIVHWIGGIAMRPQMAMAMTLVLMVGIGLWYLPELRRHDPADTHAIVDPAPGDEVGPSASLVPAERLDLEADPHTGRIVPREDLAQAAPQRRQPATPEAEVTDEQEIHDGEPDQTLAAADSVPSERPSERAAAAEGAPEDERRSGEVIEEPMMELAQAPEAAGVEGTVGAGQVFGVQPTQRGATRPSQAPSRSSQAYAAQAETAPMPSAPPSPAQPQQAQAQGADASHRYRQGMDHYRGRRYREAAEEFDAVVRRPGADRSLVPSALHHLARSQRAAGDCRGAVRSYDNLLSRHGSYGGAPDAMIEAADCYRRLGQLSQARRLLERAAQNRAVASRAQRELAELSAAERAHQRAGQAQPAEAEAEAAAEAP, encoded by the coding sequence GTGGATTGCGAGACCTGCACCGACCGGATGATCGAGCTGCTCTACGGGGAGCTCGGTGAGGCCGAGGCGAGCGCCACCCGCTCGCACCTCGAGGGGTGTGAGGCGTGCGGGGACGCCTGGGATCGGCTCTCGGTCGGTCACGCGTTCGCGACGAAGATGCCCCTCGAGGAGCCGCCGACCGACTTCCGCGCCGTGGTGATGCGCGCCGCGCGCGAGAAGGCGGCCGAGCGGGCCCCCGCCGAGCCGGCGGCGGACCCCGCGGGGGTCGGCGCCGCGGCGACGTCCCCGCGTGAGGACAGCGAGGAGCCGGGGCTCTGGTCGTCCATCGTGCACTGGATCGGGGGGATCGCGATGCGTCCCCAGATGGCGATGGCGATGACGCTGGTGCTGATGGTCGGCATCGGGCTCTGGTACCTGCCGGAGCTCCGGCGGCACGACCCCGCGGACACCCACGCGATCGTGGACCCCGCGCCCGGCGACGAGGTGGGCCCGAGCGCCTCGCTCGTGCCGGCCGAGCGGCTGGACCTCGAGGCGGACCCCCACACCGGTCGGATCGTGCCGCGCGAGGACCTCGCGCAGGCGGCCCCGCAGCGCCGGCAGCCGGCCACGCCCGAGGCGGAGGTCACCGACGAACAGGAGATCCACGACGGCGAGCCAGATCAGACGCTGGCGGCCGCCGACTCGGTCCCCTCCGAGCGCCCCTCCGAGCGCGCGGCGGCAGCGGAAGGAGCGCCCGAGGACGAGCGCCGCTCCGGCGAGGTCATCGAGGAGCCCATGATGGAGCTCGCCCAGGCCCCCGAGGCGGCCGGCGTGGAGGGGACGGTCGGCGCGGGGCAGGTGTTCGGCGTGCAGCCGACCCAGCGCGGGGCCACCCGCCCGAGCCAGGCGCCGAGCCGTTCCAGCCAGGCGTACGCAGCCCAGGCCGAGACCGCGCCCATGCCGAGCGCGCCGCCCTCCCCCGCCCAGCCCCAGCAGGCGCAGGCGCAGGGCGCGGACGCGAGCCACCGCTACCGCCAGGGCATGGATCACTACCGCGGCCGGCGGTACCGCGAGGCGGCGGAGGAGTTCGACGCGGTCGTGCGCCGCCCGGGCGCGGATCGCTCGCTGGTGCCGTCCGCGCTGCATCACCTGGCGCGGAGCCAGCGCGCGGCCGGCGACTGCCGGGGCGCGGTCCGCAGCTACGACAACCTCCTGAGCCGCCACGGCAGCTACGGCGGTGCGCCCGACGCCATGATCGAGGCGGCCGACTGCTACCGCCGCCTCGGCCAGCTGTCCCAGGCGCGACGGCTGCTCGAGCGCGCGGCGCAGAACCGCGCCGTGGCGTCACGCGCGCAGCGAGAGCTCGCCGAGCTGTCCGCCGCGGAGCGCGCCCACCAGCGCGCAGGCCAGGCGCAGCCCGCCGAGGCGGAAGCCGAGGCCGCCGCCGAAGCGCCCTGA
- a CDS encoding aspartate kinase, with protein MTVVVQKFGGSSVADVPKLQRVAQRVAATRAAGEDVVVVVSAMGKTTDELLGLAHQIDADPPRRELDMLLTTGERVSMALLSMAIQKLGQDAISFTGSQSGIITNDRHFDARIIEVRPFRIEDELARGKVVIVAGYQGMSYRREITTLGRGGSDTTAVALAAALGAERAEIYSDVDGVYSADPRVVPDAQHLPELSYEQMQEMSEAGAKVLNSTAVEFARRARIAIHARSTFAEGRESIVRDGAAGGGVAVVGRKDLFRVHLAGGAAALGRGLDLAEELGASVRASSVEGDDARLLLSCPGDASARYEALGARVERGLGAVSLISGALGERPSALRAALDVLTRAGLSPDSVQTAPLRWSALLPAEQVDDAVRALHAAWPGGTS; from the coding sequence GTGACGGTCGTCGTACAGAAGTTCGGGGGCAGCTCGGTCGCCGACGTGCCCAAGCTCCAGCGCGTCGCCCAGCGCGTGGCCGCGACGCGCGCGGCGGGCGAGGACGTGGTGGTGGTCGTCAGCGCCATGGGCAAGACCACCGACGAGCTGCTCGGGCTGGCCCACCAGATCGACGCCGACCCGCCGCGCCGCGAGCTGGACATGCTCCTGACGACGGGCGAGCGCGTCTCGATGGCCCTGCTGTCGATGGCCATCCAGAAGCTGGGTCAGGACGCGATCTCCTTCACGGGCAGCCAGAGCGGCATCATCACCAACGATCGCCACTTCGACGCCCGCATCATCGAGGTGCGCCCCTTCCGCATCGAGGACGAGCTGGCGCGCGGCAAGGTCGTGATCGTCGCGGGCTACCAGGGCATGAGCTACCGCCGGGAGATCACCACCCTCGGCCGCGGGGGGAGCGACACGACCGCGGTCGCGCTCGCGGCGGCGCTGGGCGCCGAGCGCGCGGAGATCTACAGCGACGTCGACGGCGTCTACAGCGCCGATCCGCGCGTGGTGCCGGACGCGCAGCACCTGCCCGAGCTGAGCTACGAGCAGATGCAGGAGATGAGCGAGGCGGGCGCCAAGGTGCTCAACTCGACGGCGGTGGAGTTCGCGCGGAGGGCCCGCATCGCGATCCACGCCCGCTCGACGTTCGCCGAGGGGCGCGAGTCGATCGTGCGCGACGGCGCGGCCGGCGGCGGGGTCGCGGTGGTGGGGCGCAAGGATCTCTTCCGCGTGCACCTCGCCGGGGGCGCGGCCGCGCTCGGGCGGGGGCTCGATCTGGCCGAGGAGCTGGGCGCGAGCGTGCGCGCCTCGAGCGTGGAAGGCGACGACGCGCGGTTGCTGCTCTCGTGCCCCGGCGACGCGTCGGCGCGCTACGAGGCGCTCGGCGCCCGTGTGGAGCGCGGCCTGGGCGCGGTGAGCCTGATCTCCGGCGCGCTGGGCGAGCGCCCCTCGGCCCTCCGCGCGGCGCTGGACGTGCTGACCCGCGCGGGGCTGTCGCCCGACTCGGTGCAGACCGCGCCGCTCCGCTGGAGCGCGCTGCTGCCGGCGGAACAAGTGGATGACGCCGTGCGCGCGCTGCACGCGGCCTGGCCCGGGGGGACCTCATGA
- a CDS encoding sigma-54 dependent transcriptional regulator has protein sequence MTATVLVIDDEKNIRRTLRMVLEGEGYEVDEAESAELGLERVGFGPDLVILDVRLPRMSGLEALTRIRETNPQLPVLMISGHASVAEAVQAVQSGATDFFEKPLDRDRVLVRVKNALEKRALEQEVRRLRADAERRYEMIGESAVMKALYRDIEKVAPTRGRVLITGESGTGKELIARALHRLSPRHDAPFVKVNCAAIPGELIESELFGYERGAFTGAQARRKGMFELADGGTLFLDEIGDMSLNAQAKVLRALQSGEITRVGSEKSIAVDVRVVAATNKDLEKAITDGEFREDLFFRLNVVPLRSPGLRERRDDIPALAAAFLRDFCAENGLKDKPIGPEVLERLQQKAWPGNVRELRNVVERMAILSGDVIEIEDLPADGKLARAAARESGDATPDPIHDEDGRRLTLREYRDRAERRYLVSTLEECEWNVSKAASMLGVERTNLHKKMRSLGVQRDEP, from the coding sequence ATGACCGCGACCGTGCTGGTCATCGACGACGAGAAGAACATCCGGCGCACGCTGCGCATGGTGCTCGAGGGCGAAGGCTACGAGGTCGACGAGGCGGAGAGCGCGGAGCTCGGCCTGGAGCGCGTGGGCTTCGGCCCCGATCTCGTCATCCTCGACGTGCGGCTGCCCAGGATGAGCGGGCTGGAGGCGCTGACCCGGATCCGGGAGACCAACCCGCAGCTGCCCGTGCTGATGATCAGCGGCCACGCGAGCGTCGCGGAGGCGGTGCAGGCGGTGCAGTCCGGCGCGACCGACTTCTTCGAGAAGCCGCTCGACCGCGATCGGGTGCTGGTCCGGGTGAAGAACGCGCTCGAGAAGCGCGCGCTCGAACAAGAGGTGCGGCGGCTCCGCGCCGACGCCGAGCGGCGCTACGAGATGATCGGCGAGAGCGCGGTGATGAAGGCGCTCTACCGCGACATCGAGAAGGTCGCGCCGACCCGCGGGCGGGTGCTGATCACCGGGGAGAGCGGGACGGGCAAGGAGCTGATCGCCCGGGCGCTGCACCGGCTGAGCCCTCGGCACGACGCGCCATTCGTGAAGGTGAACTGCGCGGCCATCCCCGGCGAGCTGATCGAGAGCGAGCTGTTCGGCTACGAGCGCGGCGCGTTCACGGGGGCGCAGGCGCGCCGCAAGGGCATGTTCGAGCTGGCCGACGGCGGCACGCTGTTCCTCGACGAGATCGGCGACATGAGCCTCAACGCGCAGGCGAAGGTCCTCCGCGCGCTCCAGAGCGGCGAGATCACGCGGGTCGGCAGCGAGAAGTCGATCGCGGTGGACGTGCGCGTGGTCGCGGCGACCAACAAAGATCTCGAGAAGGCGATCACCGACGGCGAGTTCCGCGAAGACCTGTTCTTCCGGCTCAACGTGGTCCCGCTGCGGAGCCCGGGCCTGAGGGAGCGTCGCGACGACATCCCGGCCCTCGCCGCGGCCTTCCTGCGGGACTTCTGCGCCGAGAACGGGCTGAAGGACAAGCCGATCGGCCCCGAGGTGCTCGAGCGGCTGCAGCAGAAGGCCTGGCCCGGGAACGTGCGGGAGCTGCGCAACGTGGTCGAGCGCATGGCCATCCTCAGCGGCGACGTCATCGAGATCGAGGACCTGCCCGCCGACGGGAAGCTCGCGCGGGCCGCGGCGCGAGAGAGCGGGGACGCGACGCCGGACCCGATCCACGACGAGGACGGCCGCCGCCTCACGCTCCGCGAGTATCGCGATCGCGCCGAGCGCCGCTACCTGGTGTCCACGCTCGAGGAGTGCGAGTGGAACGTCTCGAAGGCCGCGTCGATGCTCGGCGTGGAGCGGACGAACCTCCACAAGAAGATGCGTTCGCTGGGCGTGCAGCGCGACGAGCCCTGA
- a CDS encoding response regulator: protein MTPRILIVDDQENHRKSLAIGLRLEGYQVLEAEDGESALTVLGAERVDLAIVDLMMPGINGLDLARRMRFRHPEVGVVLTSAYHLSERQLQRAEIRVMGFVPKPFEMTELVRFLQTKLPAEVTGELPVVDVPDVAAG, encoded by the coding sequence ATGACCCCGCGTATCCTCATCGTCGACGACCAGGAGAACCACCGTAAGAGCCTCGCCATCGGCCTCAGGCTGGAGGGCTACCAGGTCCTCGAGGCGGAGGACGGCGAGTCGGCGCTGACCGTGCTCGGCGCGGAGCGGGTGGACCTCGCGATCGTCGACCTCATGATGCCCGGCATCAACGGCCTCGACCTGGCCCGCCGGATGCGGTTCCGCCACCCGGAGGTGGGGGTCGTGCTCACCAGCGCGTACCACCTCTCGGAGCGCCAGCTGCAGCGGGCGGAGATCCGGGTGATGGGCTTCGTGCCGAAGCCGTTCGAGATGACGGAGCTGGTGCGCTTCCTCCAGACGAAGCTGCCGGCCGAGGTCACCGGCGAGCTGCCCGTCGTCGACGTGCCCGACGTCGCGGCCGGCTGA
- a CDS encoding sigma-54 dependent transcriptional regulator gives MPKILVVDDQRNMRTTLSMMLRGAGYDVDEAGDGDEAQQSVLDETYDLVLTDLKMGGKDGMDVLRFSKERSPLTEVIVMTAYGTIESAVEAMRIGAYDYIQKPFTEEELLVKVQRAAEKRQLAGEMSVMAAEFRERYKFDNIIGRSAAVRDVLGRIVRIAPTDTTVLITGESGTGKELVARAIHANSNRADKPFVSVNCAAISETLLESELFGHARGAFTGAVAARKGLFEEANGGTFFFDEIAETPPSFQAKLLRAIQEGEIRRLGENKAIHVDVRVIAATNQELQEAIAEKRFRQDLFYRLAVARFLLPPLRERREDIPLLVEHFLDKFSKKMRRTVRLGEGVMDYIVRYDYPGNIRELENMVEQGVALAVEGVVHLDDIIPPEAREQAQAAMPKANETLQDVVDRAEKEAIESVLREVDGNKEKAAEALGLSATTLWRKMKRLEVS, from the coding sequence ATGCCCAAGATTCTGGTGGTCGACGACCAGCGCAACATGCGCACGACCCTCTCGATGATGTTGAGAGGGGCCGGCTACGACGTGGACGAAGCCGGCGACGGCGACGAGGCGCAGCAGTCCGTCCTCGACGAGACCTACGATCTCGTGCTGACGGATCTCAAGATGGGCGGCAAGGACGGCATGGACGTCCTGCGGTTCTCGAAGGAGCGCTCGCCGCTGACCGAGGTCATCGTGATGACCGCCTACGGCACGATCGAGAGCGCGGTCGAGGCCATGCGCATCGGCGCCTACGACTACATCCAGAAGCCCTTCACCGAGGAGGAGCTGCTGGTGAAGGTGCAGCGCGCGGCCGAGAAGCGGCAGCTCGCGGGCGAGATGAGCGTGATGGCCGCGGAATTCCGCGAGCGCTACAAGTTCGACAACATCATCGGCCGCTCCGCCGCGGTGCGAGACGTGCTCGGGCGCATCGTGCGCATCGCCCCCACCGACACGACCGTGCTCATCACGGGGGAGAGCGGCACGGGCAAGGAGCTGGTCGCCCGGGCGATCCACGCCAACTCGAACCGCGCCGACAAGCCCTTCGTCAGCGTCAACTGCGCCGCCATCAGCGAGACCCTCCTGGAGAGCGAGCTGTTCGGCCACGCGCGCGGCGCCTTCACGGGCGCGGTGGCCGCACGCAAAGGCCTCTTCGAGGAGGCCAACGGGGGCACGTTCTTCTTCGACGAGATCGCGGAGACGCCGCCGAGCTTCCAGGCCAAGCTCCTGCGCGCCATCCAGGAGGGCGAGATCCGCCGGCTCGGCGAGAACAAGGCCATCCACGTCGACGTGCGGGTCATCGCCGCGACCAACCAGGAGCTCCAGGAGGCCATCGCGGAGAAGCGCTTCCGCCAGGACCTCTTCTACCGGCTCGCGGTCGCGCGCTTCCTCCTGCCGCCGCTGCGAGAGCGGCGCGAGGACATCCCGCTCCTCGTGGAGCACTTCCTCGACAAGTTCTCGAAGAAGATGCGCCGCACCGTCCGGCTGGGGGAGGGCGTGATGGACTACATCGTGCGCTACGACTACCCCGGAAACATCCGCGAGCTCGAGAACATGGTCGAGCAGGGCGTCGCCCTCGCGGTGGAGGGCGTCGTGCACCTCGACGACATCATCCCCCCCGAGGCGCGCGAGCAGGCGCAGGCGGCGATGCCGAAGGCCAACGAGACCCTCCAGGACGTCGTCGACCGGGCCGAGAAGGAGGCCATCGAGTCGGTCCTCCGCGAGGTGGACGGCAACAAGGAGAAGGCGGCCGAGGCGCTCGGGCTCTCCGCGACGACCCTCTGGCGCAAGATGAAGCGCCTCGAGGTCTCGTGA
- a CDS encoding HD domain-containing protein yields MILRDPVHGLVAFEGDAERVVMTLLATREVQRLRRVRQLGLTSYVFPGAEHSRFAHAIGAAHVMVRLQGHIEGRAHALPEEERLDAQARREAIAAALLHDLGHGPFSHLFEEVLPDGRAHESWTVDVIRDPGTEVHAALEGLGAGTAERVASLLVGDHRVPWLGRTISGKLDVDRCDYLLRDSHMTGVRYGLYDLDWLLRALCFAALPSGEHVLAIEGRKGLPPIEGFFLARHFMYQQVYHHKATRAAECLIRAMFRRLAELIQEGAAPPDTPAAVRAAVLGEPLDVGAYLELDDPMLMSCFASWERADDPILADFAGRLRHRRLPKTIPLPDRVDDHPIWAEARRRAEEVAAAHGLRPELSVWLDLPEDAPYEEPAGDDPDGLWVTVSHRPLARLGEMSFLLRQLRNQTIVRPRLVFVEELREDIERAVQGVLP; encoded by the coding sequence ATGATCTTGCGGGATCCAGTGCACGGCCTCGTGGCCTTCGAAGGCGACGCCGAGCGGGTGGTCATGACGCTGCTGGCCACCCGGGAGGTCCAGCGGCTCCGGCGCGTGCGTCAGCTCGGGCTCACGTCTTACGTGTTCCCCGGCGCGGAGCACTCGCGCTTCGCCCACGCGATCGGCGCGGCGCACGTGATGGTGCGCCTCCAGGGCCACATCGAGGGCCGCGCCCACGCGCTGCCCGAGGAGGAGCGGCTGGACGCGCAGGCGCGTCGCGAGGCGATCGCGGCCGCGCTCCTCCACGACCTCGGCCACGGCCCGTTCTCGCACCTCTTCGAGGAGGTCCTGCCCGACGGGCGCGCGCACGAGTCCTGGACGGTCGACGTGATCCGCGACCCCGGCACCGAGGTGCACGCGGCGCTCGAGGGCCTCGGCGCGGGCACGGCCGAGCGGGTCGCGTCCCTGCTCGTCGGGGATCACCGCGTGCCGTGGCTGGGCCGGACCATCAGCGGCAAGCTCGACGTCGATCGCTGCGACTACCTGCTCCGCGACAGCCACATGACGGGGGTCCGCTACGGCCTCTACGACCTGGACTGGCTGCTGCGCGCGCTCTGCTTCGCGGCGCTTCCGTCGGGGGAGCACGTGCTCGCGATCGAGGGGCGCAAGGGGCTGCCGCCCATCGAGGGCTTCTTCCTCGCGCGGCACTTCATGTACCAGCAGGTCTACCATCACAAGGCGACGCGCGCGGCGGAGTGCCTGATCCGGGCCATGTTCCGCCGCCTGGCCGAGCTGATCCAGGAGGGCGCGGCGCCGCCCGACACCCCGGCCGCGGTGCGCGCGGCGGTGCTCGGCGAGCCGCTGGACGTCGGCGCGTATCTCGAGCTGGACGACCCGATGCTGATGAGCTGCTTCGCCAGCTGGGAGCGGGCCGACGATCCCATCCTGGCAGACTTCGCCGGGCGGCTACGTCACCGCCGCTTGCCGAAGACCATCCCGCTGCCCGATCGCGTCGACGACCACCCCATCTGGGCGGAGGCCCGCCGGCGCGCGGAGGAGGTCGCCGCGGCCCACGGCCTGCGCCCGGAGCTCTCGGTGTGGCTCGATCTGCCGGAGGACGCGCCCTACGAGGAGCCGGCGGGGGACGACCCGGACGGGCTGTGGGTCACCGTCAGTCACCGGCCGCTGGCGCGCCTGGGCGAGATGTCCTTCCTCTTGAGGCAGCTGCGCAACCAGACCATCGTGCGCCCGCGCCTGGTCTTCGTGGAGGAGCTCCGCGAGGACATCGAGCGCGCGGTCCAAGGAGTCCTCCCATGA
- the dacB gene encoding D-alanyl-D-alanine carboxypeptidase/D-alanyl-D-alanine-endopeptidase, translated as MRAVVAVVLGLFLLIASPPEPAEAQELVGELRRLVSESGLSEEVGVAVVDAHTGRAIFQHHAERPMNPASNQKLVTAFAALRALGPDFTMRTAVYGALEGDAVRGGLALRGYGDPNLTRGDLMALAADVADQGVRRVDRIIVDASYFDDQILPPAFGQQPNEVAAFRAPVSAIAVDRNAYVLRVLPGAEVGAPAHVRLLGAGYFELNNRITTAEPGRLNIIADQRGDGPRMTLRVSGSIPVDVRGVSYRRRIENPLPWVGYVFAEALRAQGIRVGDGVSVDDTPSGAASLASTESDQVATLIHALGKWSDNFVAEMLFKVMGAERHRPGRAEDAVAAVRAELEEAGIGLEGVEIVNGSGLFDGNQIAPQRIAEILRAAWNDPAIRGEYVSSLAVGGVDGTLRRRLRDLPAPRVVRAKTGTLAGVIALSGYVLGPEPGSAYAFSFLANDVRGRHGPARGLADQIATALARHLHR; from the coding sequence ATGAGAGCCGTCGTCGCCGTGGTCCTGGGCCTGTTCTTGCTCATCGCCTCCCCTCCCGAGCCGGCCGAGGCGCAGGAGCTGGTCGGAGAGCTGAGGCGCCTGGTGTCCGAGTCGGGGCTGAGCGAGGAGGTCGGCGTCGCCGTGGTCGACGCGCACACCGGCCGGGCGATCTTCCAGCACCACGCCGAGCGGCCGATGAACCCAGCCTCCAACCAGAAGCTGGTCACCGCCTTCGCCGCGCTCCGGGCGCTCGGGCCCGACTTCACGATGCGCACCGCGGTGTACGGCGCGCTCGAGGGAGACGCGGTCCGGGGCGGCCTCGCGCTGCGCGGATACGGCGACCCGAACCTCACGCGCGGCGATCTCATGGCGCTGGCCGCCGACGTCGCCGATCAGGGCGTGCGCCGCGTCGACCGGATCATCGTCGACGCGAGCTACTTCGACGATCAGATCCTGCCGCCGGCCTTCGGTCAGCAGCCGAACGAGGTCGCCGCCTTCCGCGCGCCCGTCTCCGCCATCGCGGTCGATCGCAACGCCTACGTCCTGCGGGTGTTGCCCGGGGCCGAGGTCGGCGCGCCCGCGCACGTGCGGCTCCTCGGCGCCGGCTACTTCGAGCTGAACAACCGCATCACCACCGCGGAGCCGGGGCGGCTGAACATCATCGCCGATCAACGCGGAGACGGGCCCCGGATGACCCTGCGTGTCAGCGGCAGCATCCCCGTGGACGTGCGCGGGGTGTCCTACCGGCGCCGCATCGAGAACCCCCTCCCCTGGGTCGGCTACGTCTTCGCGGAGGCGCTCCGCGCGCAGGGCATCCGCGTGGGAGACGGGGTCAGCGTGGACGACACGCCGAGCGGGGCCGCCTCGCTCGCGTCGACCGAGAGCGACCAGGTGGCGACGCTGATCCACGCCCTCGGCAAGTGGAGCGACAACTTCGTCGCGGAGATGCTCTTCAAGGTCATGGGCGCCGAGCGGCACCGACCCGGGCGCGCCGAGGACGCGGTGGCCGCGGTGCGGGCGGAGCTCGAGGAGGCGGGGATCGGCCTCGAAGGGGTCGAGATCGTCAACGGCTCGGGGCTCTTCGACGGCAACCAGATCGCGCCCCAGCGGATCGCGGAGATCCTGCGCGCGGCGTGGAACGACCCCGCGATCCGCGGCGAGTACGTCTCCTCGCTGGCCGTGGGTGGGGTCGACGGGACCCTGCGTCGCCGGCTGCGCGACCTGCCGGCCCCGCGCGTCGTGCGGGCGAAGACAGGCACCCTCGCCGGGGTGATCGCGCTCAGCGGCTACGTGCTCGGCCCGGAGCCGGGCAGCGCCTACGCGTTCAGCTTCCTCGCGAACGACGTCCGAGGGCGCCACGGGCCGGCGCGGGGGCTCGCAGACCAGATCGCGACCGCGCTCGCCCGCCACCTGCACCGCTGA
- a CDS encoding sigma-70 family RNA polymerase sigma factor, with protein sequence MAKQAAQTARRGTVQTGKTRIDGTAEPDTKQLAEADAEAKKALKEFERQGGGDSTLSKYFREMASHRVLTPQEEVEAAQEVERLEIGYWEALFSYAPAFETVAAVVERHVNEEPLPEIAAMRKLARSATRGKLSKKSQAKWDETSVELATKLRALDSDRIFVSQSDKAVHRLAGDFAVDRDMLGDEVRITPAFKKYLKTVERANGAQQHSKNRFVAANLRLVVSIARRYNRGRLPLIDLIQEGNIGLMKAVERFDHNRGYRFSTYASWWIRHAISRALADKGRAVRIPVHMLDTYNRVARATQAIATRTGKEPTPEELEKETGIAAEKLEKIKGYWAETPFSLDRPVNDEDGRKFIDFLEQENVPTPYEQLVSKTWGEELRRLLETLTPMEARILRWRFGLDDEDELTLKEIGDKYNLSRERIRQLQEQALGKIRRQIKE encoded by the coding sequence ATGGCCAAGCAGGCAGCCCAGACAGCCCGCCGAGGTACGGTTCAGACCGGGAAGACCCGCATCGACGGGACGGCCGAGCCGGACACGAAGCAGCTGGCGGAGGCGGACGCCGAAGCGAAGAAGGCACTGAAGGAGTTCGAGCGCCAGGGCGGTGGCGACTCGACGCTCTCGAAGTACTTCCGCGAGATGGCGAGTCATCGCGTCTTGACCCCGCAGGAGGAGGTCGAGGCCGCGCAGGAGGTCGAGCGCCTCGAGATCGGCTACTGGGAGGCCCTCTTCTCGTACGCGCCGGCGTTCGAGACGGTCGCGGCCGTCGTCGAGCGGCACGTCAACGAGGAGCCGCTGCCGGAGATCGCCGCGATGCGCAAGCTCGCGCGCTCCGCGACGCGCGGGAAGCTCTCGAAGAAGTCCCAGGCCAAGTGGGACGAGACCAGCGTCGAGCTGGCCACGAAGCTTCGCGCGCTCGACTCCGACCGCATCTTCGTCAGCCAGTCCGACAAGGCCGTGCACCGGCTCGCCGGCGACTTCGCGGTCGACCGCGACATGCTCGGCGACGAGGTCCGCATCACCCCCGCCTTCAAGAAGTACCTGAAGACGGTGGAGCGGGCGAACGGCGCGCAGCAGCACTCCAAGAACCGCTTCGTGGCCGCGAACCTGCGCCTCGTGGTCAGCATCGCCCGCCGCTACAACCGCGGTCGGCTCCCGCTGATCGACCTCATCCAGGAGGGCAACATCGGGCTGATGAAGGCGGTGGAGCGCTTCGATCACAACCGCGGCTACCGCTTCAGCACCTACGCCTCCTGGTGGATCCGCCACGCGATCAGCCGGGCCCTCGCCGACAAGGGCCGCGCGGTGCGCATCCCCGTGCACATGCTCGACACCTACAACCGGGTGGCGCGCGCGACGCAGGCCATCGCGACCCGGACCGGCAAGGAGCCCACCCCCGAGGAGCTCGAGAAGGAGACCGGCATCGCGGCCGAGAAGCTCGAGAAGATCAAGGGATACTGGGCCGAGACGCCGTTCTCGCTCGACCGCCCCGTCAACGACGAGGACGGCCGGAAGTTCATCGACTTCCTCGAGCAGGAGAACGTCCCGACGCCCTACGAGCAGCTCGTGAGCAAGACCTGGGGCGAGGAGCTCCGGCGCCTGCTCGAGACGCTCACGCCCATGGAGGCCCGCATCCTGCGCTGGCGCTTCGGCCTCGACGACGAGGACGAGCTCACGCTCAAGGAGATCGGCGACAAGTACAACCTGTCGCGCGAGCGCATCCGTCAGCTCCAGGAGCAGGCGCTCGGCAAGATCCGCCGCCAGATCAAGGAGTAG